The Parashewanella spongiae genome has a window encoding:
- a CDS encoding helix-turn-helix transcriptional regulator has product MSQVKELLFLHEFNTPCHLAILAESVGLKVRVLKSTAEVIQANKNAESFCLVPQKGMPLDSKGMPLAIAKLIGEMSIAIYQAERGRLAEEQAIVLGIQGILYSDLGMDLLLTGLKKMLNNELWYDRKLLSNTLQNLVKKIQPEIEHSINEESLAMWQMLTFREKTIIKLVASGARNKEIAYRLCISEHTVKAHISSIFRKTQSRNRVELLRWSNNYQAQFV; this is encoded by the coding sequence ATGTCTCAAGTAAAGGAACTACTATTTCTTCATGAATTTAATACCCCTTGCCATTTAGCAATTTTAGCTGAATCTGTCGGTCTGAAAGTCAGGGTTTTAAAATCTACCGCTGAGGTTATTCAAGCGAATAAAAATGCTGAAAGCTTTTGTTTAGTACCGCAGAAAGGCATGCCATTAGACAGTAAAGGCATGCCTTTAGCCATAGCAAAGCTCATCGGTGAAATGTCAATCGCTATCTATCAAGCCGAACGCGGACGACTAGCGGAAGAGCAAGCTATCGTCTTAGGTATACAAGGCATACTTTATTCCGATCTTGGCATGGATCTGCTACTGACCGGACTAAAAAAAATGCTCAATAATGAACTTTGGTATGATCGTAAACTGCTCAGTAATACACTGCAAAATCTGGTGAAAAAGATACAGCCTGAAATAGAGCACAGCATCAACGAAGAAAGTCTTGCCATGTGGCAAATGCTGACATTTCGAGAAAAAACAATTATTAAACTGGTTGCCAGTGGAGCACGCAATAAGGAGATTGCGTATCGTCTTTGCATCAGTGAGCACACAGTAAAAGCACACATTTCATCAATTTTTAGAAAAACGCAATCACGGAACCGAGTCGAATTACTGCGTTGGTCTAATAACTACCAAGCACAGTTTGTATAA
- the parC gene encoding DNA topoisomerase IV subunit A has protein sequence MSDAIDLSLDGVEQMPLRRFTEEAYLNYSMYVIMDRALPNIGDGLKPVQRRIIYAMSELGLSAAAKYKKSARTVGDVLGKYHPHGDSACYEAMVLMAQPFSYRYPLVDGQGNWGAPDDPKSFAAMRYTEAKLSKFSEVLLSELGQGTVDWGVNFDGTMKEPLVLPSRLPHILINGITGIAVGMATDIPPHNVNELVGASVELLDNPKADLERLMEFVPAPDYPTEAEIITPAIDIKKIYASGRGSIKMRAVFGMEQGEIIVTALPHQVGSAKILEQIAAQMQAKKLPMVADLRDESDHENPVRLVIIPRSNRVDCDQLMAHLFATTDLEKSFRVNLNVLGLDGRPQVKGLKQILTEWLSFRTETVRKRLQYRLDKVLARLHVLDALMIAFLNIDEVIEIIRQYDNPKAELMARFKLSERQAEAILDLKLRHLAKLEEVKIQTEQNELAEERDKLELTLSSDRRLKTLVKKELIKDGETYGDDRRTPVIERSESKALSEQALVPSEPVTVVLSEKGWIRCAKGHDIDPTTLSYKAGDSYLSSAIGRSNQQTVFIDSSGRAFATETHTMPSARSQGEPITTRFNLAPNERMEHVVLSEDKQCFLLASDAGYGFICTFADMISRNKAGKALLSLPKNSKSLTPTLVNVSENASILAISNEGRMLLFNFNALPQLSKGKGNKIIGIPTERAKTRDEWLAHLHIVPADTSVTLWAGKRKLTLKPADLEYYQGERGRRGAKLPRGLQRVDRVEVGGNDNDISL, from the coding sequence ATGAGTGATGCAATTGATTTAAGTTTAGATGGTGTCGAACAAATGCCATTAAGGCGTTTCACCGAAGAAGCTTATCTTAATTATTCTATGTACGTCATTATGGATCGAGCATTACCGAATATTGGGGATGGTCTTAAACCTGTACAACGCCGTATCATCTATGCCATGAGTGAATTAGGGTTATCTGCTGCGGCGAAGTATAAAAAATCAGCCCGTACAGTGGGTGACGTTTTAGGTAAGTATCACCCTCACGGTGACAGTGCATGTTATGAAGCCATGGTACTGATGGCGCAGCCATTCTCATATCGCTATCCACTCGTTGATGGTCAAGGTAACTGGGGGGCGCCCGACGATCCTAAATCCTTTGCCGCCATGCGTTATACCGAAGCAAAATTATCAAAGTTTTCAGAAGTATTATTGAGTGAGCTTGGACAAGGTACGGTCGATTGGGGAGTAAATTTTGATGGTACAATGAAAGAGCCATTAGTGTTGCCATCACGACTTCCGCATATTTTAATTAATGGTATTACCGGTATTGCCGTTGGTATGGCGACCGATATACCACCGCATAATGTTAATGAACTGGTGGGAGCCAGTGTTGAATTACTCGATAACCCTAAGGCTGATTTAGAACGTCTTATGGAGTTTGTGCCAGCACCTGATTATCCGACAGAAGCTGAAATAATTACTCCTGCAATAGACATTAAAAAGATTTATGCTTCAGGGCGCGGTTCAATCAAAATGCGCGCAGTGTTTGGCATGGAGCAAGGTGAAATCATCGTTACTGCACTGCCACATCAAGTCGGCAGTGCTAAAATATTAGAGCAAATCGCAGCGCAAATGCAGGCGAAAAAATTGCCTATGGTTGCTGACTTACGGGACGAATCTGATCATGAGAATCCAGTAAGATTAGTGATAATTCCACGCTCGAATCGTGTCGATTGCGATCAATTGATGGCACACTTGTTTGCCACAACGGATCTCGAAAAAAGTTTTAGAGTTAATTTAAATGTACTCGGTTTGGATGGACGTCCACAGGTTAAGGGGTTGAAGCAAATACTGACAGAATGGTTGTCGTTTAGGACTGAAACGGTTCGTAAACGTCTGCAATACCGACTTGATAAAGTATTAGCTCGTTTGCACGTACTCGATGCGTTAATGATTGCATTCCTTAATATCGATGAAGTCATTGAAATTATCAGGCAATACGATAATCCTAAGGCGGAATTGATGGCTCGTTTTAAGCTGAGTGAGCGTCAAGCCGAAGCCATCTTAGATTTAAAACTTCGCCATTTAGCAAAGCTTGAAGAAGTTAAAATTCAAACTGAGCAAAATGAATTAGCCGAAGAGCGTGACAAACTAGAGCTAACTCTAAGTTCTGATCGTCGTTTGAAAACGCTGGTTAAAAAAGAATTGATCAAAGACGGCGAAACCTACGGTGATGATCGTAGAACGCCAGTGATTGAACGCAGTGAATCCAAAGCGTTATCTGAGCAAGCATTAGTGCCCAGTGAACCCGTTACCGTGGTGTTATCCGAAAAAGGTTGGATACGTTGTGCGAAAGGACACGATATTGATCCGACAACCTTATCCTATAAAGCGGGTGATAGTTATCTATCGAGTGCGATAGGACGAAGTAACCAACAAACGGTGTTTATTGACTCTTCTGGTCGTGCGTTTGCGACCGAAACCCATACTATGCCATCCGCGCGTAGCCAAGGCGAGCCTATTACCACTCGCTTTAATTTGGCTCCCAATGAGCGCATGGAGCATGTCGTTTTATCAGAAGATAAACAATGTTTCTTGTTAGCCAGTGATGCAGGTTATGGGTTTATTTGTACCTTTGCCGATATGATTTCTCGGAATAAAGCGGGCAAAGCTTTACTGAGTTTACCTAAGAATTCGAAATCTTTGACCCCAACATTAGTTAATGTGTCTGAAAACGCCTCTATTTTAGCGATTTCTAATGAGGGCCGTATGTTGCTGTTTAACTTCAATGCATTGCCTCAGTTGAGTAAGGGTAAAGGCAATAAGATCATAGGTATTCCTACTGAACGCGCTAAAACTCGTGATGAATGGTTAGCTCATTTGCACATTGTTCCCGCTGATACGTCGGTAACTCTGTGGGCAGGCAAGCGCAAGTTAACTTTAAAACCTGCTGACTTAGAATATTATCAAGGTGAGCGTGGTCGCCGTGGCGCTAAACTGCCACGAGGATTACAGCGTGTCGATAGAGTGGAAGTCGGCGGTAATGATAATGATATAAGCTTGTAA
- a CDS encoding PQQ-dependent sugar dehydrogenase: protein MRLVEAMMKLNIKYKLFVWFASFIALLAAANQVIAASKPLLITVTKGFGVTLYASNLGDAKQLAIGDKGTVFVGSGKTGTVTALVDTDLDGRVEKRYVIAKGMKNPDAIAFHNGSLFVAVENRILRFSDIEQRLRRPGRPAVIYDNLPESKKRGSRTMHFGPDGRLYVAVGASCNVCEPETPLGSIIAIDVTSGANELIASGVRSVKGFDWSPTDDALWFADSGRDWMGDNIPADEINRVEQKGSHFGFPYLHGRTVVEPAYRKPKSLTITLPTFELPAHVEPVGVRFYRGTQFPEKYHDQLFVAENGSWNRSSKVGYQVVWLEVENNKVVKRNTLISFLDGAFPVARPYSLAIGHDGAMYISDDLKGNIYRLFYKNPPSPKPKVTGNKS, encoded by the coding sequence ATGCGGTTAGTTGAGGCAATGATGAAGCTGAATATTAAATACAAGCTATTCGTGTGGTTTGCTAGTTTTATAGCATTGTTGGCCGCGGCCAACCAAGTTATTGCGGCTTCAAAACCATTATTGATTACGGTCACAAAAGGCTTTGGTGTGACGCTGTACGCTTCAAATCTTGGTGATGCTAAGCAGCTTGCGATAGGTGATAAAGGAACGGTATTTGTTGGCTCTGGTAAGACTGGTACCGTTACGGCTCTGGTCGATACAGACTTAGATGGACGAGTCGAAAAACGATATGTAATTGCTAAAGGCATGAAAAATCCCGATGCAATCGCTTTTCACAATGGTAGCTTGTTTGTTGCTGTAGAAAATCGCATTTTACGGTTCTCAGACATTGAGCAAAGGCTTCGTCGCCCAGGACGTCCGGCAGTCATTTATGATAATTTGCCCGAGTCAAAAAAACGTGGCAGCCGCACCATGCACTTTGGCCCAGATGGACGTTTATATGTGGCGGTTGGTGCATCATGTAATGTCTGTGAGCCAGAAACACCATTGGGTAGCATTATCGCCATTGATGTAACCTCTGGCGCCAATGAATTGATAGCGAGTGGCGTTCGCAGTGTAAAAGGTTTTGATTGGTCTCCGACTGATGATGCATTGTGGTTTGCTGACAGTGGTCGTGATTGGATGGGGGATAATATCCCAGCCGATGAAATTAATCGTGTTGAACAAAAAGGCAGCCATTTTGGATTCCCATATTTACACGGACGTACTGTTGTTGAACCCGCTTATCGAAAGCCAAAAAGTTTAACCATCACCCTTCCAACATTTGAGCTGCCAGCCCACGTAGAACCTGTGGGCGTCCGCTTTTATCGTGGGACACAATTCCCTGAGAAATATCATGATCAGTTGTTTGTTGCTGAAAATGGTTCTTGGAATCGTTCTAGTAAAGTCGGATATCAGGTGGTGTGGTTAGAAGTAGAAAATAATAAAGTTGTTAAACGTAATACCTTAATCAGTTTTTTAGATGGTGCATTTCCCGTTGCAAGACCTTACTCATTAGCGATAGGCCATGATGGTGCTATGTATATCTCTGATGATTTAAAAGGCAACATTTATCGCCTGTTTTATAAAAATCCTCCTTCACCTAAGCCAAAAGTAACAGGAAATAAATCATGA